CCAAGGCGCCCCGCTCTCCGACGACCCGGCCGCCTGGGAGACGCCCCGCATCCTGTTCGAGGGCCCGCGCGGCGCCTTCAGCACGCCGAACCACAGCTCGCCCGCCGTCACGACCCCGAACGGGACCAGCTGGGTGATCTCGCAGTCGTACGACGCGAGCCGGAGCAGCGAGTGGCAGGCGCTCGGGCGGCAGGGCGTCCTCAGCCAGATCGGCTACGACGCCGACGGGTGGCCGACAGCCCAGTACCCGAACGGGCCCGAGGACGCGCCCGACCTCCCCAGCAGCGGGATCCCGTGGACCGTCCCGCGCTCCGACTCCTTCGACGGCGCGGAGGTCGCGCCCGACTGGTCCTTCCTCGGCTACACCCCGGACGACACGTACTCGCTCACGGCCCGGCCGGGCTGGCTCCGCCTCACGCCGACCGGCGGCCGAACCTTCCCAGCGACTCCAGGCCAGAACACCGTCATACAGAACGCCGCCGAGAAGGCGTACTCGCTCGTCACGCGCGTCGACTTCGACCCCGAGGACAGCGAGGACGAGGCCGGCCTCTGGACGTTCAACGGGCCCGAGACGCTCGTCGCCAAGGTGTTCGTCTCGTCCGACGTCGGCGACGTGCCCGCCGTCGTCTCCTTCTTCGACGACGCGTACACGGGCGTCGCCCCGCTCGAGGCCGAGGGCCCGGTCTGGCTCCGCCTCCACCGCAACGGCCACGACGTCACGAGCGCCTACAGCACCGACGGCCTCACGTGGACCGACCTCAGCACGGTCGACGTCTCGCGGATGGACCGCCACCAGCCGGTCTCGGAGGGCGGCATGGACTTCAACGCGTTCACGGGCAACCAGCAGGGCCTCTACGTCCGTGGTGAGGTCCCGGCCGACTTCGACCTCTACGTCTACCGCGACGCCTACGCGCCCATCCCCGCCCAGTACCCGTCGAACTACAACGGCGTGACCCCGTCCGCCTCGGGCGCCCTCGGGGGGATCCACGACGGCGACTGGGCGATGTACGCCGGGGTCGAGTTCGGCGGCCCGGGCGACGGCGGCGACGACGTCGACTACCCGTTCGCGCCGGAGGCCCTGACCGTCGAGGCTGCCGGCACCGTCGGCGGGACCATCGAGGTCCGCCTCGACTCGCTCGACGGACCCCGAATCGCGGAGATCACGGTCGGGCCGACGGGCGGCACGTCGACCTACGAGACCTTCGGCGCCGAGGTCGACGCGATCAGCGGCCAGCACGACGTGTTCCTGACGTTCTCGGGCTCGGGGACGGGCGCGCTGTTCACCCTCCGGAGCCTCACGTTCACGCCGCAGGCGCTCGACACCGCGTCGGACGACGCGCCGCGACCGACCGCGTCGCTCGCCCCCAACCGACCGAACCCCTTCGGGATGGAGCCGACGACGATCGCGTTCTCGCTCGACGCCCCCGGCCGCGTCACGCTGGCCGTCTACGACGTGCTCGGCCGCGAGGTCGCCACGCTCGTCGACGGCGTCCGCCCGGCCGGGACCCACGCCGTCCCGTTCAGCGGCGCCGGCCTCCCGAACGGGCTGTATGTCTACCGGCTCACGGTCGGCGAGCACACCGAGGCGCGGACCATGACCCTCGTCCGCTAAGCTCCCCGTCCTCGTCGCCCCCCTGCCCTCCCCCTCCCCCATGCCCCGCCTCCTCCTCTCCCTCGCCCTGCTGGCGCTCGCCGCCAGCGCGTCGGCCCAGCCGCTCCGCATGATCGTCGACGCCGAGGCCGGCGAGACCACGATCAACAAGCACATCTACGGCCACTTCGCCGAGCACCTCGGCCGCGGCGTCTACGACGGCCTCTGGCGCGAGACCGACGACGGCTGGGAGATCAACGACGACGTCGTCGAGGCGCTCCGCCAGATCCAGATCCCGAACCTCCGCTGGCCCGGCGGCTGCTTCGCCGACTACTACTTCTGGGAGGACGGGATCGGGCCCGTCGAGGACCGCCCGACCGTCGTCAACAACCTGTGGGGCGGCGTGACGGAGGACAACGGGGTCGGCATCCACGAGTTCATGGAGCTCGTCGACCGACTCGACACGGAGCCCATCGTCGTCGGCAACGTCGGGAGCGGGACGGTCCGGCAGATGGCCGACTGGTGGCAGTACGTGAACCACCCGGGCCCGAGCCCGATGGCCGACCTCCGCGCCGAGAACGGGCGCGCGGAGCCGTGGAACATCCGGTTCTGGGGCGTCGGGAACGAGAGCTGGGGGTGCGGCGGCAACATGGACGCGGCGTACTACGCCGACCTCTACAAGCGCTACGCCACGTTCCTCCACGGGTACGGCAACGTCCGCCCGTTCCGGATCGCCGCGGGCCCGGCCGGCGACGACTACGACTGGACCGAGACGCTCATGCGCGAGGCCGGCGGCATGATCGACGGGATCGACGTCCACCACTACACGATCAACGGCGACTGGACGACCTCGAAGGGCCCGGCCGTCGGGTTCACCGAGGCCGAGTGGTTCGAGCTCATGCAGCGCGCGCTCCAGACCGACGACATCATCCGCGGGCACTCGGCCATCATGGACCGCTACGACCCACAGAACCGCGTCTGGCTCATCATGGGCGAGTGGGGCACGTGGCACAACCCGTACCCGGGATCGAACCCCGGCTTCCTCTACCAGCAGAACACGCTCCGCGACGCGATCGTGGCCGCGGCCTCGCTCAACATCTTCAACCA
This sequence is a window from Rubrivirga marina. Protein-coding genes within it:
- a CDS encoding family 43 glycosylhydrolase, producing MPRAARLLSLAAALLAAGATAQPTYVNAVIPGDHPDPTLTRIGDDYYTTGSSFNVTPKIYHSTDLVHWRVIAQPVSAAWELYDDRPAGGVWGGHTVFHNGQYWHFFGLDPNGRQMYFVTADRVEGPWSEPTRMIVPPGERGFGVDNSVFIDDDGRWFLLTKNGEAFNFLVELGDDGQPNGVVLDLSWLNPEPELPYGWAEGPVMWKHDGYYYYSFAQHLVGNQYVMKSAVQGAPLSDDPAAWETPRILFEGPRGAFSTPNHSSPAVTTPNGTSWVISQSYDASRSSEWQALGRQGVLSQIGYDADGWPTAQYPNGPEDAPDLPSSGIPWTVPRSDSFDGAEVAPDWSFLGYTPDDTYSLTARPGWLRLTPTGGRTFPATPGQNTVIQNAAEKAYSLVTRVDFDPEDSEDEAGLWTFNGPETLVAKVFVSSDVGDVPAVVSFFDDAYTGVAPLEAEGPVWLRLHRNGHDVTSAYSTDGLTWTDLSTVDVSRMDRHQPVSEGGMDFNAFTGNQQGLYVRGEVPADFDLYVYRDAYAPIPAQYPSNYNGVTPSASGALGGIHDGDWAMYAGVEFGGPGDGGDDVDYPFAPEALTVEAAGTVGGTIEVRLDSLDGPRIAEITVGPTGGTSTYETFGAEVDAISGQHDVFLTFSGSGTGALFTLRSLTFTPQALDTASDDAPRPTASLAPNRPNPFGMEPTTIAFSLDAPGRVTLAVYDVLGREVATLVDGVRPAGTHAVPFSGAGLPNGLYVYRLTVGEHTEARTMTLVR
- a CDS encoding alpha-N-arabinofuranosidase, which codes for MPRLLLSLALLALAASASAQPLRMIVDAEAGETTINKHIYGHFAEHLGRGVYDGLWRETDDGWEINDDVVEALRQIQIPNLRWPGGCFADYYFWEDGIGPVEDRPTVVNNLWGGVTEDNGVGIHEFMELVDRLDTEPIVVGNVGSGTVRQMADWWQYVNHPGPSPMADLRAENGRAEPWNIRFWGVGNESWGCGGNMDAAYYADLYKRYATFLHGYGNVRPFRIAAGPAGDDYDWTETLMREAGGMIDGIDVHHYTINGDWTTSKGPAVGFTEAEWFELMQRALQTDDIIRGHSAIMDRYDPQNRVWLIMGEWGTWHNPYPGSNPGFLYQQNTLRDAIVAAASLNIFNQHARRVKMANIAQTVNVLQAMILTEGDQMILTPTYHVFDFYKAHQDATLLPMQIDRGTYTFEGQSIPAVSASASRDAEGRVHVTLANMHPRDGFDIQASIRGLGDRSVSGQILTADAWDAHNTFEAPETLVPMDFDGARLDGETLSIDLPAKSVVALTLE